CAACCGCACACTGACACTGAGGACGTGTAACCCCCTgtacagatacagccacacactgatACTGAGGACAACATGGAGGCAATGTGATCCCCTGTATAAATACAACCGCACACTGACACGGAGGACGTGTAACCCCTgtacagatacagccacacactgatACTGAGGACAACATGGAGGCAATGTGATCCCCTGTATAAATACAACCGCACACTGACACTGAGGACGTGTAACCCCTgtacagatacagccacacattgACACTGAGGACAACATTGAGGACATGTGACCCCTgtacagatacagccacacactggtACTGAGGACAACATGGAGAATGGGCGGTTGTATCTGTACAGGGGTCACACATACCCCATGTGTACTGGGATTACATGTCCTCTGTGTTGTCctcagtgtcagtgtgtggttGTGTCTGCATAGGGTTCTCACACTGACAGAGGATGTGTGACCCCCTGTACAGATACAACCACTCACTGAGGACAACATGGAGGCAATGTGATCCTCTGTATAAATACAACCGCACACTGACACGGAGGATGTGCAACTCCTGTACAGATACAGCCGCATGCTGACACTGAGGACAACATGGAGGACGTGTGACCCCTGTACAGATACAACCGCACACTGACACTGAGGCCAACATGGAGGACGTGTGACCCCTGTACAGATACAACCGCACACTGACACTGATGACAACATGGAGGACGTGTGACCCCTGTACAGATACAACCGCACACTGATGACAACATGTAGGACGTGTGACCCCTGTACAGATACAACCGCACACTGACACTGAGGACAACATGGAGGACGTGTGACCCCTGTACAGATACAACCGCACACTGACACTGATGACAACATGTAGGACGTGTGACCCCTGTACAGATACAACCGCACACTGACACTGATGACAACATGGAGGACGTGTGACCCCTgtacagatacagccacacattgACACTGAGGACAACATTGAGGACATGTGACCCCTgtacagatacagccacacactggtACTGAGGACAACATGGAGAATGGGCGGTTGTATCTGTACAGGGGTCACACATACCCCATGTGTACTGGGATTACATGTCCTCTGTGTTGTCctcagtgtcagtgtgtggttGTGTCTGCATAGGGTTCTCACACTGACAGAGGATGTGTGACCCCCTGTACAGATACAACCACTCACTGAGGACAACATGGAGGCAATGTGATCCTCTGTATAAATACAACCGCACACTGACACGGAGGATGTGCAACTCCTGTACAGATACAGCCGCATGCTGACACTGAGGACAACATGGAGGACGTGTGACCCCTGTACAGATACAACCGCACACTGACACTGAGGCCAACATGGAGGACGTGTGACCCCTGTACAGATACAACCGCACACTGACACTGATGACAACATGGAGGACGTGTGACCCCTGTACAGATACAACCGCACGATGACAACATGGAGGATGGGTCACCACTGACACTGAGGACCATCTCTATTACCTAGTGGATTATAATCCAGATTTAGGGTTCGGACTTGAGAACTGTGAGCTACAGCGATGGCCAGACGTGCCCAACCAATGCACGATATTCCTGGGTTGGCAGAGAGGGTCAGCTCCCGAAGACCTAAAACCATAGACAGGAAACGGTCATCTCCACCGTGAGGTCCGGCCACAAGGCATCACACAGGATTGAGGGTCTCCTCACCTGGTTTAGCCCCATCTGGGGGCAGGAGGCCACAGATCAAGCTGATTCCCTCATCACCAAGCAGGCAGTCCCCAAGGTCCAGAGACACCAGTGCAGGGTGCCCAGCCAGAGCGGGGTTCAGGAGAGACAAGCCTGTGTCTGTGAGGGGGTTACCGTGCAGGCTGCGGGGAGGAGAGCGCCAACAATCATTATAAGGAAGGTGTCCGGCTCGCACCCGGCCCCAGCTCAATACTTACAAGAGGGACTGTAGCGAGCGGTTCCGGTGGAGACCTTGTGCCAGCTGCTGGACCCGGACCGTGCCGGACACCACTCCTAGGTTAAGATTAAGCTGCACCAGAGAAGGAGACTCTGACAGACCCTGGCACAGCCGGGCAAAGTCTCTGTCCGAGAGGTGGCACCCACGCAGCGAGAGGAGACGGACCGTGCCCTCCGCCAGCCCCTCACACACACCCTTCACCTCCGCACTGGAGAGGGTCTCCCCCGACATCTGGATAGAGCCCGGTAACATCTTGTGTGAAATAGGGGAAGCCTGCGGGGCCAATCAGTGCTGGGAACCAGGAGTGCCGCCCCCTACAGGACGAGAAGGGAATGTTAGTGACCCCCACACTACACCCCATGGTATGAACAGATCAGAAACTCCACAACTGTCACAGCACCCCCAACAGTGCAGGAAAACCCCAAACTATGAGCACAGAGATCCCCGACACACTGCACCGACATCCCCCCCCACACACTGCACCGACACATCACCCTGACACACTGCACCGACACATCTCCCCGACACATCACCCCCGACACATCACCCCAACAGTGCAGGAAAACTCCAAACtatgagcacagagacccccgacacactgcaccgacatcccccccacacactgCACCGACACATCACCCTGACACACTGCACCGACACATCACCCTGACACACTGCACCGACACATCTCCCCGACACACTGCACCGACACATCACCCCCGACACATCACCCCAACAGTGCAGGAAAACTCCAAACtatgagcacagagacccccgacacactgcaccgacatcccccccacacactgCACCGACACATCACCCTGACACACTGCACCGACACATCACCCTGACACACTGCACCGACACATCTCCCCGACACACTGCACCGACACATCACCCCCGACACATCACCCCAACAGTGCAGGAAAACTCCAAACtaagagcacagagacccccgacacactgcaccgacatcccccccacacactgCACCGACACATCACCCCGACACACTGCACCGACACATCACCCCGACACACTGCACCGACACATCACCCCGACACACTGCACCGACACATCACCCTGACACACTGCACCGACACATCACCCCGACACACTGCACCGACACATCACCCCGACACACTGCACCGACACATCACCCCGACACACTGCACCGACACATCACCCCGACACACTGCACCGACACATCACCCCGACACACTGCACCGACACATCACCCTGACACACTGCACCGACACATCACCCTGACACATCACCCCAACAGTGCAGGAAAACCCCAAACtatgagcacagagacccccgacACACTGCACCGACACACTGCACCGACACAATGCACCGACACACTACACCGACACATCACCCCGACACACTGCACCGACACATCACACTGCACCGACACACTGCACCAACACACTACACCGACACATCGCACCGACACATCACACTGCACCGTCACATCACCCCGACACACTGCAccgacacatcacactacaccgaCACATCGCACCGACACATCACCCTGACACACTGCACCGACACATCACCCCGACACACTGCACCGACACATCACCCCGACACACTGCACCGACACATCACCCCGACACACTGCACCGACACATCACCCCGACACACTGCACCGACACATCACCCCGACACACTGCACCAACACATCACCCCGACACACTGCACCGACACATCACCCTGACACACTGCACCGACACATCACCCTGACACACTGCACCGACACATCACCCTGACACACTGCACCGACACACTGCACCGACACATCACCCCGACACATCACCCTGACACACTGCACCGACACATCACCCCGACACACTGCACCGACACATCACCCCGACACACTGCACCGACACATCACCCTGACACACTGCACCGACACATCACCCTGACACACTGCACCGACACATCACCCCGACACACTGCACCGACACATCACCCCGACACACTGCACCGACACATCACCCCCGACACACTGCACCGACACATCACCCCCGACACATCACCCCAACAGTGCAGGAAAACCCCAAACtatgagcacagagacccccgacACACTGCACCGACACACTGCACCGACACAATGCACCGACACAATGCACCGACACATCACCCCGACACACTGCACCGACACATCACACTGCACCGACACACTGCACCAACACACTACACCGACACATCGCACCGACACATCACACTGCACCGACACATCACCCCGACACACTGCACCGACACATCACACTGCACCGACACACTGCACCAACACACTACACCGACACACTGCACCGACACATCACCCCGACACACTGCACCGACACATCACCCTGACACACTGCACCGACACATCACCCTGACACACTGCACCGACACATCACCCTGACACACTGCACCGACACATCACCCCGACACATCACCCCGACACACTGCACCGACACATCACCCTGACACACTGCACCGACACATCACCCTGACACACTGCACCGACACATCACCCCGACACATCACCCTGACACACTGCACCGACACATCACCCCGACACACTGCACCGACACATCACCCCGACACACTGCACCGACACATCACCCCGACACACTGCACCGACACATCACCCTGACACACTGCACCGACACATCACCCTGACACACTGCACCGACACATCACCCCGACACACTGCACCGACACATCACCCCGACACACTGCACCGACACATCACCCCCGACACACTGCACCGACACATCACCCCCGACACATCACCCCAACAGTGCAGGAAAACCCCAAACtatgagcacagagacccccgacACACTGCACCGACACACTGCACCGACACAATGCACCGACACAATGCACCGACACAATGCACCGACACATCACCCCGACACACTGCACCGACACATCACACTGCACCGACACACTGCACCAACACACTACACCGACACATCGCACCGACACATCACACTGCACCGACACATCACCCCGACACACTGCACCGACACATCACACTGCACCGACACACTACACCGACACATCGCACCGACACATCACCCTGACACACTGCACCGACACATCACCCTGACACACTGCACCGACACATCACCCTGACACACTGCACCGACACATCACCCCGACACACTGCACCGACACATCACCCCGACACACTGCACCGACACATCACCCTGACACACTGCACCGACACATCACCCTGACACACTGCACCGACACATCACCCTGACACACTGCACCGACACATCACCCCGACACATCACCCTGACACACTGCACCGACACATCACCCCGACACACTGCACCGACACATCACCCCGACACACTGCACCGACACATCACCCTGACACACTGCACCGACACATCACCCTGACACACTGCACCGACACATCACCCTGACACACTGCACCGACACATCACCCCGACACACTGCACCGACACATCACCCCCGACACACTGCACCGACACATCACCCCCGACACATCACCCCAACAGTGCAGGAAAACCCCAAACtatgagcacagagacccccgacACACTGCACCGACACACTGCACCGACACAATGCACCGACACAATGCACCGACACACTACACCGACACATCACCCCGACACACTGCACCGACACATCACACTGCACCGACACACTGCACCAACACACTACACCGACACATCGCACCGACACATCACCCTGACACACTGCACCGACACATCACCCTGACACACTGCACCGACACATCACCCCGACACACTGCACCGACACATCACCCTGACACACTGCACCGACACATCACCCCGACACACTGCACCGACACATCACCCCGACACACTGCACCGACACATCACCCCGACACACTGCACCGACACATCACCCTGACACACTGCACCGACACATCACCCTGACACACTGCACCGACACATCACCCTGACACACTGCACCGACACATCACCCCGACACATCACCCTGACACACTGCACCGACACATCACCCTGACACACTGCACCGACACATCACCCTGACACACTGCACCGACACATCACCCCGACACACTGCACCGACACATCACCCCGACACACTGCACCGACACATCACCCCCGACACACTGCACCGACACATCACCCCCGACACATAACCCCAACAGTGCAGGAAAACCCCAAACtatgagcacagagacccccgacACACTGCACCGACACACTGCACCGACACAATGCACCGACACACTACACCGACACATCACCCCGACACACTGCACCGACACATCACCCCGACACACTGCACCGACACATCACCCCGACACACTGCACCGACACATCACCCCGACACACTGCACCGACACATCACCCCGACACATCACACTGCACCGACACACTGCACCAACACACTACACCGACACATCACACTGCACCGACACACTGCACCGACACATCACACTCCACCGACACACTGCACCGACACAT
This genomic stretch from Rhinoderma darwinii isolate aRhiDar2 chromosome 4, aRhiDar2.hap1, whole genome shotgun sequence harbors:
- the LRRC73 gene encoding leucine-rich repeat-containing protein 73, translating into MLPGSIQMSGETLSSAEVKGVCEGLAEGTVRLLSLRGCHLSDRDFARLCQGLSESPSLVQLNLNLGVVSGTVRVQQLAQGLHRNRSLQSLFLHGNPLTDTGLSLLNPALAGHPALVSLDLGDCLLGDEGISLICGLLPPDGAKPGLRELTLSANPGISCIGWARLAIAVAHSSQVRTLNLDYNPLGDHIASMLAVCVASSRTLEVLDLEGTGLGNQSAQILLDMVQNYPTPLKSLVLSENNISLELQQQIADLLSEGEDEDESEGHGQDKPVREKGLKNNLGPGTHRVLLTSGLADGLLADGLLAETEM